Part of the Acidobacteriota bacterium genome, CCCCCGAGCTGCTCGACGAGCTGTACCTTCGCGGCCGAGGTTCCGCCGGTCGCGAGCAGGTCGTCGTGGATCAGGACGCGTGTTCCGGCCGGGATCGCGTCCTCGTGTAGCTCGAGGATCGCGTCGCCGTACTCGAGCGCGTACTCGACGCTCGCTGTCTCTGCCGGCAGCTTGCCCAGCTTGCGCACGGGCACGAAGCCTGCGCCGAGCTCGATCGCCATGGGTGCGCTGAAGATGAAGCCGCGGCTCTCCATGCCGACCACGATGTCGATCTGCGT contains:
- a CDS encoding adenine phosphoribosyltransferase; its protein translation is MPETSATSSATTSINQARMDCTHLKKLIREIPDFPKPGILFYDITTLLKDAAAFKESIGLMLEPFRGTQIDIVVGMESRGFIFSAPMAIELGAGFVPVRKLGKLPAETASVEYALEYGDAILELHEDAIPAGTRVLIHDDLLATGGTSAAKVQLVEQLGG